TCATTGGGCCAACGGCGGCGAAACGAAGCCGTCGAACCTCATCTCGCTGTGCCGGTTTCATCACCGCGCGGTGCATGAGGGCGGGATTCGCATCGAGCGACTCGATGACGGGGCGTTGCGATTCGTGAAGAAGAATGGCGTGCCGGTGGACTGCGTTGCGCCGGGGTTTGCTCAGCCGCGCAGCGATTGGAGGGAGATGCCGGAAGGCGCTCTCGTGAACAAGTGGCGCGGGGAGCGGATGGACCTTGGCCTCGCCATCGAGGTGATGATTCAGAAGGCGAACCGCGGGAAGGACGTTCCGGCTGGAACGTCAGGCTAGCGGTTTTTCCACGGGTGCGGTGACAGAACCTTTCCACCGCCATAGCAACACGATCACGACGAGGCTTACCAGCGGACTGAAGACGCTGGACTCGGGGCCGAAGGCACCGCCGGTGAGCCACTCGGCCTGGCCCTGAAAGATGGGATGCAGCCAGCCGGTGAAGTCGAAGCCGCTCACTCCAAAACCCATCACGTGGCCCTGGGTCCAGTTCCATCCCAGGTGCAGACCGATGGGCAGTGCCAGACTGCGCGTGCGCAGGTATGCAAGGCCCAACATCACCGCCCCCAGGAACAGGTCCGCAAAGGCGACTATTTCGGTATTGCCCTGCATGCCCGGACTGCCCCAATGCGCCACGGCGAACAAGGTAGCTAGTACGAGTTGCGCCGGCCAGACCCCAATGCCATCCAGCAGCCGTTGGAAGATGAAACCCCGGAAGAGCGTTTCTTCGAGAAGCGCCACGAACAGGAAGAAGTAGAGTCCGGTCAGCAGCACGCCAACGCTGCGCGCCGGGTCCAATTCGAAACGCACGCCGCCGATGGCGTAGATCATGCCGACGACCGCCAGCAGCATGGCGATGCCTGACAGCGTGCCCCACGCTACTTCCTTGAACCAGCGCCGATCCAGACGAAAACCGACACTCGACAAAGGTTCTTTGCGCAGCCGTGTGCAGGCCCAGGTTGCGAGCAGCACAAACAGAAACGCCGCCGGTTCCAGCCACAGTTTCGGCACGCCCAGATCTTTCAGGCCGTGGGTCAGCGGCGTGTACGCAAAGCGCGTGACGACGACAAAGGCGATGAAGATGAGAATCCACCAACCGTTGCGCAGTTGTTGGTTGGTGTTGAGGAACAGGGATTTCAGGAAGGGTTTCATGAGGCGAGCACGCTACACTTCCATCGGCGATCGGGCCACCAGGCCGCGCGCATGGAGCAGGAATCTAGTTTCGTCGCGGCCCGGAACCCATGAGGCCGAGGATGGCCTCGTAAACCTGATCGAACTGCTTACGCGTGCCTGAGTCGAGGGCTGCGACCGACCGCTCCAGCGATTCGAGTCGCCGAGCGAGCGTTGAGTTCGACGCCAGTGCCTCTCGCAGCTTCACGAACGCTCGCACGACGTAAACGCTCATCTGGACTGCGCGGGGGCTATTGAGGACCGTCGCCGCCATGATCGCGCCGTGCTCGGTGAACATTCGAGGCGGTTTGCGTAAACCCCCGTGTGCACGGTCGCCTGAACTTGATGTTGCAAATTGCAACATCAAGTTTGTAAGCTCTTGAGCATCAAGATAAAAAATGAAATCTGCAAGTCTGCGTCGAAAAGCACGCGCTGGCCACGAACGCTGACGATGCGCGAGAGAATGTCGGCTGGAACGATGTCGACTGGCGTGCCCACTCTCTTGATCCTGCATCTCGCGAATCACCCGAAACGTTCCCGCTGGAACGTCAGGGCCTGCTCAACAAGCCGACGAGTAAGCTACGCATGGAGCAAAACGAGGTCCAACGCGAATGACTGATCCCACGATCATTGACGGATTGTTTGTCGAGCTCATGGCGGCGGCGAAGCCGTATATGAACGCCGCCGAGATGAGCGAAGTTCAGGAGCTCCTGGACGACGCTCAGTACGAGTTGGCCCTGGAAACCATCGTGCATGCTTTCGTCGAAGGCGGAAAGAGCGCCACCGACCAGGTCTTCACGCTCATCACGCGCCTGACGAACATGATGCACATGCCGCTCGATGATTCGATTCGGAAGATCGACCGGTTATAGCGCAGCGCCCGAACAAACAAAAAACTGCGCCGGAGGCAGGTTCCGGAACTCAAACCCGCGCCGCACGTTCTGAAACGTGCCGCGCAGCACCGGCAACACGCGGCTCGTGAATTGATAGACGAGGAATTCGCCGCGGGTGTCGAGCGCCTCCTTGCTCGCAAC
This sequence is a window from Pseudomonadota bacterium. Protein-coding genes within it:
- a CDS encoding type II CAAX endopeptidase family protein, with the protein product MKPFLKSLFLNTNQQLRNGWWILIFIAFVVVTRFAYTPLTHGLKDLGVPKLWLEPAAFLFVLLATWACTRLRKEPLSSVGFRLDRRWFKEVAWGTLSGIAMLLAVVGMIYAIGGVRFELDPARSVGVLLTGLYFFLFVALLEETLFRGFIFQRLLDGIGVWPAQLVLATLFAVAHWGSPGMQGNTEIVAFADLFLGAVMLGLAYLRTRSLALPIGLHLGWNWTQGHVMGFGVSGFDFTGWLHPIFQGQAEWLTGGAFGPESSVFSPLVSLVVIVLLWRWKGSVTAPVEKPLA